Proteins from a single region of Paenibacillus sp. BIHB 4019:
- a CDS encoding response regulator transcription factor, translating into MYKVIVIEDDVMMSDMLSMYLSEEGYSVKQAGLANDGLRIISEFEPDLVLLDLMLPDMDGMEICALIRERSNVPIMILSMKNEVSERVLALKSGADDYMCKPFSMHEMTARVEALIRRANIKPAGAEVEQEQGEEERDPIQLDFERRLLLVRGMLVETTFSEYEIMKLFLAYPGKVFSREELINAIRGFDSFVTDRAIDVHIVNLRKKIEQNPKEPRLIRTVWGFGYKYTAQNSSVSQEK; encoded by the coding sequence ATGTATAAAGTTATAGTTATAGAAGATGACGTCATGATGAGTGATATGCTGTCTATGTATTTGTCAGAGGAAGGCTATTCTGTCAAACAAGCGGGATTGGCAAATGACGGCTTGCGTATTATTTCGGAATTCGAACCTGATTTGGTTTTGCTGGATCTTATGCTCCCGGATATGGATGGGATGGAGATATGTGCATTGATTCGCGAGCGTTCGAATGTGCCTATTATGATTTTATCCATGAAAAACGAAGTGTCAGAACGAGTGCTGGCGTTGAAGTCTGGTGCAGACGATTATATGTGCAAGCCATTCAGCATGCACGAGATGACGGCGAGAGTCGAGGCCTTGATTCGCAGAGCTAACATTAAGCCGGCCGGAGCAGAGGTTGAGCAAGAGCAAGGCGAAGAGGAGCGGGATCCGATCCAGCTTGATTTTGAACGGAGATTGCTGCTTGTCAGAGGCATGCTGGTAGAAACAACCTTTTCGGAATATGAAATTATGAAGCTATTTTTGGCGTATCCTGGCAAGGTATTCAGCAGGGAAGAGCTAATCAATGCCATTCGCGGCTTTGATTCCTTTGTCACCGACCGTGCTATTGATGTACACATTGTGAATCTGCGGAAAAAAATCGAGCAAAATCCAAAGGAGCCTCGTCTGATTCGAACGGTTTGGGGCTTCGGCTACAAGTACACAGCCCAGAATTCCTCAGTCAGCCAGGAGAAATAA
- the mscL gene encoding large conductance mechanosensitive channel protein MscL: MMKIVQEFKEFAIKGNVIDLAVGVIIGGAFGKIVTSLVNDIIMPPIGRVLGGVNFKDLFINLDPKHTEQLEAAGTVVRSLDDASKNGIAVIAYGQFINVMLDFFIVAVCIFFLVKGINMLRRSKTEEAPAEAAPTEKDCPYCLSSIPLKATRCKHCTSQLEAVDTGRSH; encoded by the coding sequence ATGATGAAAATTGTACAGGAATTTAAGGAATTTGCGATTAAGGGCAACGTTATTGACCTGGCCGTCGGTGTCATTATTGGCGGAGCTTTCGGTAAAATTGTCACTTCGCTTGTGAACGACATTATTATGCCGCCGATTGGACGGGTTTTGGGCGGTGTCAATTTCAAGGACTTATTCATTAATCTCGATCCGAAGCATACGGAGCAATTGGAGGCTGCCGGTACCGTTGTCCGCTCCCTCGACGATGCATCCAAAAACGGCATTGCCGTTATCGCCTATGGCCAGTTTATTAATGTGATGCTGGATTTCTTTATCGTAGCCGTCTGTATTTTCTTCCTCGTTAAAGGCATTAATATGCTGCGCCGCAGCAAAACCGAGGAAGCTCCCGCCGAAGCTGCTCCTACGGAAAAAGACTGCCCTTACTGCTTGTCCAGCATTCCGCTGAAAGCGACTCGCTGCAAACACTGCACGTCCCAGCTTGAAGCTGTCGATACAGGACGCTCTCACTAA
- a CDS encoding superoxide dismutase family protein: MQKTICITTLCLALGGASLPAAQAAGKTVPSEEIKLDLINSKGAVIGKASLQEQADGVHIRLAVDQLAPGMHGIHFHETGKCEAPEFTTAGAHFNPLSKQHGFSNPKGFHSGDLPNIQVDASGKVEAEIISKNVTLAKGEPNSLIKSGGAALVIHEKADDYVTDPSGNSGARIACGVIK, translated from the coding sequence ATCCAAAAAACAATCTGCATCACAACGCTCTGCTTAGCGCTAGGAGGCGCTTCCCTGCCTGCAGCCCAAGCCGCTGGAAAAACGGTACCCTCTGAGGAAATCAAGCTCGACCTCATTAATAGCAAAGGAGCCGTCATCGGCAAAGCAAGCCTGCAGGAGCAGGCTGACGGTGTACATATCCGCCTTGCGGTGGACCAGCTCGCACCGGGCATGCACGGCATTCATTTTCACGAAACGGGGAAGTGCGAGGCTCCCGAATTTACAACCGCTGGGGCGCATTTCAATCCGCTAAGCAAGCAGCATGGGTTCAGCAACCCCAAAGGCTTCCATTCTGGCGATTTGCCGAATATTCAAGTTGACGCGTCTGGAAAAGTAGAAGCCGAAATCATTTCGAAAAATGTGACGCTCGCCAAGGGCGAACCTAACTCGCTAATAAAATCAGGCGGCGCTGCTCTGGTTATTCACGAGAAAGCGGATGATTACGTCACTGATCCTTCCGGCAATTCCGGCGCTCGCATCGCATGCGGTGTAATTAAATAG
- a CDS encoding NUDIX domain-containing protein: MTEEYFDIYDEQMNPIGTATRSETHAKGYWHRSFHCWLTRKEEDRRYVRFQLRQSSKDTCPDCYDITVAGHLSAGETMRDAARELQEEIGVTASFDDLIPLGQLREDTVGTAGGVSFIDREVSDVFGFVCSLPLMELQLQAEEVAGVYEADLEELLQLFEHERSELVVSGVAVSQDGGQIPSVRSVRVEQFVPRKAEYYASVMRALRDCT; this comes from the coding sequence ATGACAGAGGAATATTTCGATATTTATGATGAGCAGATGAATCCCATCGGTACAGCCACCCGCTCGGAGACGCATGCCAAGGGCTACTGGCACCGCTCCTTTCACTGCTGGCTCACACGCAAGGAAGAAGATCGCCGCTACGTCCGGTTTCAGCTGCGGCAGTCCAGCAAGGATACTTGTCCGGACTGCTATGACATTACCGTCGCTGGACATCTCTCGGCAGGCGAAACGATGCGCGACGCCGCACGCGAGCTGCAGGAGGAGATTGGCGTAACCGCCAGTTTCGACGACCTAATCCCGCTTGGGCAGCTGCGTGAGGATACCGTAGGCACGGCTGGCGGCGTCAGTTTCATCGACCGTGAGGTCAGCGATGTGTTCGGCTTCGTCTGCTCCTTGCCGCTGATGGAATTACAGCTGCAAGCCGAAGAGGTGGCCGGCGTGTACGAGGCCGACCTGGAAGAGCTGCTCCAGCTGTTCGAGCACGAGCGGTCGGAGCTGGTGGTATCAGGGGTAGCTGTAAGCCAGGATGGCGGGCAGATACCTTCCGTAAGGAGCGTGCGGGTGGAGCAGTTCGTGCCGCGCAAAGCGGAATATTACGCAAGCGTGATGCGCGCCTTGCGCGATTGCACGTAG
- a CDS encoding bifunctional diguanylate cyclase/phosphodiesterase, with the protein MKEQVIALWPAKLNACRELGRMLLQVQNASHKLAAVLVQLDHFYRIIGARGMDYGSEVIQQIEERLVAAGADQAAIWQMSDSTFLVAVELDASQADGYSLLERFKRTVQQPVGFGSDRYHLTASIGVSLFPQDGATSEQLICYAETALYSGVLKGEGQISYYSRAETEQINRHFELEAAIRTALYKGQFHLNYQPIYQVETGKLRGFEVLLRWNHPELGNIQPAEFIPFAEKNGMILPIGAWVIKQACRKLGSLPDQAALVMSVNISPTELADCAYADMVLNTLEETGISPQRLQLEIKEGYNYAKCEPSIKALTRLHASGVLIALDDFGSMHSSLANLQLLPIHALKLDRSFVREIDKEGAEHHIVEAMIGLLHKLGISVIAEGVEYVKQYELLRGWGCDYMQGYLLGQPAQPDMLDLSMIRKPERTGA; encoded by the coding sequence ATGAAGGAACAAGTCATTGCATTATGGCCTGCAAAGCTGAATGCCTGCCGCGAGCTAGGCCGCATGCTGCTGCAAGTGCAAAATGCAAGCCATAAGCTTGCTGCGGTGCTCGTGCAGCTTGACCATTTTTACCGCATTATCGGAGCTCGAGGAATGGACTATGGCAGCGAGGTGATCCAGCAGATTGAAGAGCGGCTGGTAGCGGCTGGAGCAGACCAGGCTGCGATCTGGCAAATGAGCGACAGCACTTTTCTGGTTGCTGTGGAACTGGATGCTAGCCAAGCGGATGGATATAGCCTGCTGGAACGTTTCAAACGAACGGTGCAGCAGCCCGTAGGCTTTGGCTCCGATCGTTATCATTTAACTGCCAGCATTGGCGTGAGCCTGTTCCCGCAGGATGGCGCGACAAGCGAGCAGCTCATTTGCTATGCAGAAACGGCACTGTATAGCGGGGTTTTAAAGGGAGAAGGCCAGATTTCCTATTATTCGCGGGCGGAAACAGAGCAAATTAATCGGCATTTTGAGCTGGAGGCTGCCATTCGAACGGCGCTGTACAAAGGGCAGTTTCACTTGAACTACCAGCCCATCTATCAAGTGGAAACGGGCAAGCTGCGAGGCTTCGAAGTGCTGCTGCGCTGGAATCATCCAGAGCTTGGCAACATTCAGCCAGCTGAATTTATACCCTTTGCAGAAAAAAACGGCATGATATTGCCCATTGGCGCCTGGGTGATCAAGCAGGCCTGCCGCAAGCTGGGCAGCCTGCCGGATCAAGCTGCGCTGGTCATGTCCGTCAATATTTCGCCGACAGAGCTGGCAGACTGCGCCTATGCTGACATGGTGCTAAATACGCTGGAGGAGACCGGAATATCGCCGCAGCGTTTGCAGCTGGAAATCAAAGAGGGCTATAATTATGCGAAATGCGAGCCGTCCATTAAAGCCTTAACTAGATTGCATGCAAGTGGCGTGCTGATAGCGCTGGATGATTTCGGCTCCATGCACTCGTCGCTGGCCAATTTGCAGCTGCTGCCGATTCATGCCTTGAAGCTGGATCGCTCCTTTGTGAGAGAGATTGATAAGGAAGGCGCTGAGCATCATATCGTGGAGGCAATGATTGGGCTGCTGCATAAGCTGGGCATTAGCGTCATTGCTGAAGGAGTGGAATATGTGAAGCAGTATGAGCTGCTGCGGGGCTGGGGCTGCGATTACATGCAGGGCTACTTGCTGGGCCAGCCCGCACAGCCAGATATGCTGGATTTATCGATGATTCGCAAGCCTGAACGAACAGGCGCATAG
- a CDS encoding response regulator, protein MSNTSLRVKGLLVIVLITFIPLLFAGIINYLGLRQGMIDSATEKTLSQLNSSANNLSAWLAIRRAEVLVISRTDVVRYGKDEEKLSYFNRELVRAGFAFRSLGFVGKDGMAIRTDGTPFDLSNHSFFQTSIKGKVLISDPFKTSLSPKEQFVIAVPVYNEENQIAGIVYAAIDMDMIIPYLQLDKPDAATFWLYNEEGVVLFCSDDGILPQTAMMNGNLQEIQVNEKLLSNKDGMEIISSNMNEYAVFHSKVDGVAAWHFMLEMPMSDLEIGTLPVLLSILLTLVGSELVIVLLCYLFFANMVNRLKNILIVTEQAAAGQFNAEHLSEMPGDEVGKLSRSVNVMVVRLRRMFERLEAIINQNQYSFVVLDEHYRISYLNKKAEEMIGYKTEEVSGHATPLLFMDMEEIRITAEELGEKLGREVVPGLDVLKELRKAEFSYEREWTFIAKNGKRIPVLLSTNGLRDANGKFTGAVGMFLDITDKLQVEKSRNRLLDIVGSAKDLIASVDSQGEMIYINQAGKEMLGIHEEETDLSSLNEHLSSEMFFYLMNGSELAKQYGYWEGNIEILTKKKQLKHVSLVLVSHHNRRTGEDYFSCIARDISEQKIIQEELLQASQDAAEANAAKGRFLALMSHEIRTPLNGIIGLTQLLKRTGLSYSQKDYVDKISTSSESLLRIINDILDFSKVEAEKIEVELLAFHPEELLGRVADQLSVFMGGKEQFEFLIHTAYNLPSTLLGDLLRLEQVLLNLCINAIKFTKKGHVSLRLEVVELREAEVQLRFVVEDTGIGMSEEQLDRLFQPFSQADGSTTRKYGGTGLGLVISQKLVTLMGGNLFAESKVGRGSKFSFVITFPMLEEAPPYSMELGEEMIGQPVWIVEDSQMMRHHWCERLESFEMAPVPFASWKTARERLRRIGAGAMPKLILLDMEMPDMYGAETWLEFHQEAVAAGVKTAVLTTSFGRDEMLQMPEKDRPLALLTKPVTRLAMLNGLRGVLTERSFIPPWNRAMSEVAVEQREGRNAKILLAEDNKINQIVALEMLKERGYEVGLAENGHEVLEMLEQEEWHLILMDIHMPEMDGMEATRFIRANPKYDGLPIIAVTANVLRADHEQYRQLGMDDIITKPISAGFLHSVLSHWLNQTGILPVSTLWEDEPHVQPQYEQTAYSSLPVIPGVDLPEALARVNGKLPILMHMLEQFQADYPSFIDRLIASMTERDLVTAKRLVHTLRGAASHLSAYQLANAATELELLFNQEDIDEQEWSQRLTKLEEELTHLLKCLQQDK, encoded by the coding sequence TTGAGCAACACGTCTCTTAGGGTCAAGGGACTTCTGGTTATAGTATTAATTACCTTTATTCCGCTGCTGTTTGCCGGCATTATTAACTATTTGGGCTTAAGACAGGGAATGATTGATTCCGCAACAGAGAAAACATTAAGCCAATTAAACAGCAGTGCGAATAACCTGTCTGCTTGGCTTGCCATCAGGCGGGCGGAAGTATTGGTCATTAGCCGAACCGATGTCGTACGTTATGGAAAAGACGAAGAGAAGCTCAGCTATTTTAACCGTGAGCTTGTGCGGGCAGGCTTTGCCTTCCGCTCCCTTGGCTTTGTGGGCAAGGACGGCATGGCCATTCGTACGGATGGCACGCCGTTTGATTTGAGCAACCATTCCTTCTTCCAGACTTCGATTAAAGGGAAGGTGCTGATCAGCGATCCGTTCAAAACAAGCCTTTCGCCAAAAGAACAATTTGTCATAGCCGTTCCAGTCTACAATGAAGAAAATCAAATTGCCGGAATCGTCTATGCAGCTATTGATATGGATATGATTATCCCTTATTTGCAATTGGATAAGCCGGATGCAGCCACCTTCTGGCTGTATAACGAGGAAGGCGTTGTATTATTCTGTTCGGATGATGGGATTTTGCCGCAGACTGCCATGATGAACGGGAATTTACAGGAAATTCAGGTGAATGAAAAGCTGCTGTCCAATAAGGATGGCATGGAGATCATTTCCTCAAATATGAATGAATACGCAGTATTTCACTCCAAGGTGGATGGTGTGGCTGCTTGGCATTTTATGCTTGAAATGCCGATGTCGGATTTGGAGATCGGGACGCTGCCCGTCCTGCTGAGCATTCTGCTGACGCTCGTTGGCTCAGAGCTTGTCATTGTGCTGCTGTGCTATCTCTTTTTTGCCAATATGGTAAATCGGTTGAAAAATATATTGATCGTCACCGAACAGGCAGCCGCTGGCCAGTTTAATGCCGAGCATCTTTCAGAAATGCCAGGGGACGAGGTAGGCAAGCTGTCGCGTTCGGTGAACGTCATGGTTGTGCGTCTAAGAAGAATGTTTGAACGGCTGGAAGCGATTATTAATCAAAATCAATATTCCTTTGTCGTCCTCGACGAGCATTACCGTATTTCCTATCTCAATAAGAAGGCTGAGGAAATGATCGGCTATAAGACAGAAGAAGTATCGGGGCATGCGACGCCGCTGCTGTTCATGGACATGGAGGAAATCCGCATAACGGCCGAGGAACTTGGGGAGAAATTGGGCCGCGAGGTGGTACCGGGACTGGATGTGCTCAAGGAGCTGCGCAAGGCCGAGTTTTCCTACGAGCGGGAATGGACCTTTATTGCGAAAAATGGCAAACGCATTCCCGTCCTGCTCAGCACGAATGGCCTGCGGGATGCAAATGGGAAATTTACAGGAGCCGTTGGTATGTTTCTGGATATAACCGACAAGCTGCAGGTGGAAAAATCGCGCAATCGGCTGCTTGATATCGTTGGCTCTGCCAAAGATTTGATCGCTTCGGTCGATTCCCAGGGCGAAATGATCTACATTAATCAGGCGGGCAAGGAGATGCTCGGCATCCATGAGGAAGAAACGGATCTTTCTTCGCTCAATGAGCATCTGAGCAGTGAAATGTTCTTTTATCTTATGAATGGCTCAGAGCTGGCCAAGCAGTACGGGTATTGGGAAGGCAATATCGAAATTTTGACGAAGAAAAAACAATTGAAGCATGTATCGCTCGTGCTCGTATCCCATCATAATCGCAGAACAGGAGAGGATTATTTCTCCTGTATTGCACGGGACATATCGGAGCAAAAAATCATTCAGGAGGAGCTGCTTCAGGCGTCGCAGGATGCGGCGGAGGCGAATGCGGCCAAAGGCAGATTCCTTGCCCTCATGAGCCATGAAATTCGGACGCCGCTGAACGGCATCATCGGACTGACCCAGCTGCTCAAGCGCACGGGATTATCCTATTCGCAGAAAGATTATGTGGACAAAATCAGCACGTCATCCGAGTCGCTGCTGCGCATCATTAATGACATTCTTGATTTCTCCAAAGTTGAGGCAGAGAAAATAGAGGTTGAACTGCTAGCTTTCCATCCGGAGGAGCTGCTTGGCCGGGTAGCAGATCAGCTCAGCGTCTTTATGGGCGGCAAGGAGCAGTTCGAATTTTTGATCCATACGGCTTACAATCTGCCCAGCACGCTGCTTGGGGATTTGCTGCGGCTGGAGCAGGTGCTGTTGAATCTATGCATCAATGCGATTAAATTTACGAAAAAAGGCCATGTCAGCCTTCGATTAGAAGTGGTAGAACTTCGTGAAGCGGAAGTGCAGCTGCGTTTTGTCGTTGAAGATACAGGCATCGGCATGAGCGAGGAGCAGCTGGATAGGCTGTTCCAGCCGTTCAGCCAAGCGGATGGATCTACGACGAGGAAATATGGGGGCACAGGGCTGGGCCTTGTTATTTCCCAAAAGCTCGTCACGTTGATGGGCGGAAATCTCTTCGCGGAAAGCAAGGTCGGCCGCGGCAGCAAATTCAGCTTCGTCATTACTTTCCCTATGCTTGAAGAAGCGCCGCCCTACAGCATGGAGCTAGGCGAGGAGATGATTGGACAGCCGGTGTGGATCGTCGAGGACAGCCAAATGATGCGCCACCATTGGTGCGAAAGGCTGGAATCGTTCGAAATGGCCCCGGTTCCCTTCGCTTCCTGGAAGACGGCGCGGGAGCGGCTGCGCCGAATCGGTGCGGGAGCGATGCCGAAGCTGATTTTGCTCGATATGGAGATGCCTGATATGTATGGGGCGGAAACTTGGCTTGAGTTCCATCAGGAGGCTGTGGCGGCTGGCGTGAAGACGGCTGTGCTGACGACTTCCTTCGGGCGGGACGAAATGCTGCAAATGCCAGAAAAGGATCGTCCGCTTGCCCTGCTTACAAAGCCGGTTACCCGGTTAGCTATGCTTAACGGCCTGAGAGGCGTTTTGACGGAGCGTTCCTTTATTCCGCCTTGGAACCGGGCGATGAGCGAAGTGGCAGTTGAACAGCGGGAAGGGCGCAATGCCAAGATTTTGCTTGCCGAAGATAATAAAATCAATCAAATCGTCGCTCTGGAAATGTTAAAAGAACGGGGCTACGAAGTAGGTTTGGCCGAAAATGGCCATGAGGTGCTGGAAATGCTGGAGCAGGAGGAGTGGCATCTCATTCTTATGGATATTCATATGCCCGAAATGGACGGCATGGAGGCGACGCGATTTATTCGGGCCAATCCCAAATATGATGGGCTGCCGATTATTGCGGTTACCGCCAATGTGCTGCGCGCCGATCATGAGCAGTACAGGCAGCTAGGCATGGATGATATTATAACGAAGCCGATCAGCGCCGGCTTTCTCCATTCCGTACTCTCGCATTGGTTGAATCAGACGGGCATATTGCCAGTATCGACGTTATGGGAGGATGAGCCCCATGTGCAGCCGCAATATGAACAGACGGCTTATTCCTCGCTGCCGGTCATTCCGGGAGTAGATTTGCCGGAGGCGCTCGCCAGAGTGAATGGCAAGCTTCCGATTTTGATGCATATGTTAGAACAATTTCAAGCCGATTATCCTTCATTTATCGACAGATTAATCGCTTCAATGACAGAGAGGGATCTCGTGACCGCCAAGCGACTTGTGCATACCCTTAGGGGAGCGGCTAGCCATTTATCCGCTTATCAATTGGCGAATGCGGCGACAGAGCTGGAGCTGCTGTTCAATCAGGAGGACATAGATGAGCAGGAATGGAGCCAGCGGCTGACAAAGCTGGAAGAAGAATTGACACATTTGCTCAAATGTTTGCAACAAGACAAGTGA
- a CDS encoding TraX family protein, with the protein MQIIAMVTMLLDHIGLIWFPEDDTWRIIGRLAMPLYAYALVIGYFRTKNINQYLWRMAAIAALSQIPYSLAFGTWEINTVGTLLVCLVSLKLLDQLRSSPALQVSLAAFLLLLLEAIPCSYGAYLLVLVLIYRYVPKHGMAPAHLLLNLFYLFYMGWSIQLFSVVATLLLVYSPSMLLAADTIKIPRSLWRSFYPLHLAIIAALQYVILAGK; encoded by the coding sequence ATGCAAATTATCGCAATGGTTACGATGCTGCTTGATCATATTGGATTGATCTGGTTTCCCGAAGATGATACCTGGCGGATTATTGGCAGGCTTGCTATGCCGCTTTATGCTTATGCGCTTGTCATTGGATATTTCCGCACCAAAAACATAAACCAATACTTATGGCGGATGGCCGCCATTGCGGCTTTGTCGCAAATCCCATATTCGCTAGCCTTCGGCACTTGGGAAATTAACACCGTGGGCACTCTGCTCGTTTGTCTCGTGTCCCTCAAGCTTCTGGACCAGTTGAGGTCGAGTCCTGCCCTTCAAGTGTCGCTGGCTGCCTTTCTGCTGCTGCTGCTCGAAGCCATTCCATGCAGCTACGGCGCTTATTTGCTAGTGCTCGTCCTCATCTACCGTTATGTCCCGAAACACGGTATGGCTCCGGCCCATCTGCTGCTCAATCTCTTTTATTTATTCTACATGGGCTGGAGCATTCAATTGTTCAGCGTTGTCGCAACCTTGCTGCTTGTCTACTCGCCAAGCATGCTGCTAGCAGCCGATACAATCAAAATTCCTCGCAGCCTTTGGCGCAGTTTTTACCCGTTGCATCTTGCCATTATCGCAGCACTGCAGTATGTAATCCTAGCTGGAAAGTAG
- the mgrA gene encoding L-glyceraldehyde 3-phosphate reductase has product MTYLPANSRYDGMKYNRTGRSGLLLPAVSLGLWHNFGGTDRLENGRAMVRRAFDLGITHFDLANNYGPPAGSAEETFGQLLKQDLAAYRDELIISTKAGYYMWKGPYGEWGSRKYLVASLDQSLKRMGLEYVDIFYHHRPDPNTPLEETMAALDHIVRQGKALYVGLSNYSAEQTAEASLILQRLGTPCLIHQPSYSMFNRWIEDGLQDVLDTEGIGSIVFSPLAGGLLTNRYLNGIPQDSRAAGPSVFLQSDQITEGKLEKIKLLNAHAAERGQTLAQMALAWVLRGGRVTSALIGASRVEQIDDNVAALSSLDFSSDELARIESILKD; this is encoded by the coding sequence ATGACGTATTTGCCTGCAAATTCCCGCTATGACGGGATGAAATACAATCGTACCGGCCGCAGCGGACTGCTGCTTCCGGCAGTATCACTGGGCCTCTGGCACAACTTTGGCGGTACGGATCGTTTGGAAAATGGACGGGCGATGGTCCGCCGCGCTTTCGATTTGGGCATTACCCATTTCGACCTTGCTAACAATTATGGGCCGCCTGCTGGCTCCGCAGAAGAGACATTCGGCCAACTGCTCAAGCAGGATTTGGCGGCTTACCGCGATGAGCTTATTATTTCCACAAAAGCCGGATATTATATGTGGAAAGGCCCTTACGGCGAGTGGGGCTCGCGCAAATATTTGGTGGCGAGCCTCGATCAGAGCCTTAAGCGCATGGGGCTGGAATACGTAGATATTTTTTATCATCACCGTCCAGATCCGAACACGCCGCTTGAAGAAACGATGGCTGCGCTTGACCATATCGTTCGCCAAGGCAAGGCGCTCTATGTTGGCTTGTCCAACTACAGTGCGGAGCAGACGGCTGAAGCTTCCCTTATTTTGCAGCGGCTTGGCACGCCTTGCCTCATTCACCAGCCTTCTTATTCGATGTTCAATCGCTGGATTGAAGATGGCTTGCAGGATGTTCTTGATACGGAAGGCATCGGCTCCATCGTGTTCTCGCCGCTCGCTGGCGGCTTGCTGACGAACCGCTATTTGAACGGCATCCCGCAGGATTCCCGCGCGGCAGGGCCAAGCGTATTTCTGCAATCCGATCAAATTACAGAAGGCAAGCTTGAGAAAATCAAGCTGCTTAATGCTCATGCTGCCGAGCGCGGGCAGACGCTTGCACAGATGGCGCTCGCATGGGTATTGCGCGGCGGCCGGGTAACATCGGCATTGATCGGCGCAAGCCGTGTGGAGCAAATCGATGATAACGTTGCGGCACTCAGCTCGCTTGACTTCTCTAGCGATGAGCTGGCTCGTATTGAATCGATTTTAAAAGATTAA
- a CDS encoding peptidylprolyl isomerase, which yields MDNQESQRKEEELKNAAEQETNTHEDNQHTTESTIASPNAAGGAPLGGSTPPPPRKSGNGAWIALSAVLAILLVIVAIKPVFGGGNNAAVATVNKVDITKEDLYEEMLKSGGKTTLDNLITQQLITQEAKASNVTVTEADIDEEINTLKASFGTDEQFNAALAQYGVTLESLRKDAETQVKIRKLLEPSITITDDQIKEAYEQNKASYGTGEEIKASHILVATQEEADAILKELKDGADFATLAKEKSTDTGTKDNGGDLGFFGKGVMDPAFEEAAFALEVDQISDVVKSSFGFHIIKKTGFKAATSPTFEEKKEEIRKQLLNQQIQEKSATWIQEIRDKATITNTLEEKTEEETDASANPDAAVSPEASAAQ from the coding sequence ATGGATAACCAAGAATCGCAGCGTAAAGAAGAAGAATTAAAAAATGCTGCGGAGCAAGAAACCAACACACACGAGGACAATCAACATACGACTGAATCAACAATAGCTTCACCGAATGCGGCAGGAGGGGCGCCTTTGGGCGGATCAACTCCCCCGCCACCCCGTAAAAGCGGCAACGGAGCATGGATTGCACTTTCAGCAGTTTTAGCTATTTTGCTAGTAATCGTCGCTATTAAACCGGTATTTGGCGGTGGCAACAATGCAGCCGTTGCAACGGTTAACAAAGTCGACATTACGAAAGAAGACCTTTACGAGGAAATGCTGAAATCAGGCGGTAAAACAACTCTCGACAATCTGATTACACAGCAGTTGATTACGCAAGAAGCTAAAGCTTCCAATGTTACGGTTACAGAAGCGGATATCGATGAAGAGATTAATACGCTGAAAGCAAGCTTCGGCACGGACGAGCAGTTCAACGCTGCACTGGCACAATACGGCGTAACGCTGGAGAGCCTGCGTAAAGATGCTGAGACGCAAGTGAAAATCCGCAAGCTGCTTGAGCCATCCATTACGATTACCGATGATCAAATTAAAGAAGCTTATGAGCAAAACAAAGCTTCCTATGGCACAGGCGAAGAAATTAAAGCTTCGCATATTCTGGTAGCTACGCAAGAGGAAGCAGACGCGATTTTGAAGGAATTGAAAGATGGCGCTGACTTCGCAACGTTGGCGAAAGAAAAATCAACCGATACAGGCACGAAAGACAATGGCGGCGATCTTGGCTTCTTCGGCAAAGGCGTCATGGACCCTGCTTTCGAGGAAGCAGCCTTTGCACTGGAAGTTGATCAAATCAGCGACGTCGTTAAATCGAGCTTCGGTTTCCATATTATTAAGAAAACCGGCTTTAAAGCGGCAACTTCCCCGACTTTTGAAGAGAAGAAGGAAGAAATCCGCAAGCAGCTGCTGAATCAACAAATTCAAGAGAAATCAGCTACTTGGATTCAAGAGATTCGCGACAAAGCAACGATTACTAACACGCTCGAAGAGAAAACAGAAGAAGAAACAGACGCAAGCGCTAATCCAGACGCAGCTGTTTCTCCAGAAGCAAGCGCAGCACAATAA